One genomic window of Acidobacteriota bacterium includes the following:
- a CDS encoding terminase large subunit → MPTPPGSTRFRLAAPDDPEAAAFARRVCERRRLNTPPRLWGYRDQADALWIFDPYEGNRAVRWIETFCRHRKGEWAGKPLKLAPWQRRIIRQLFGWFGADGLRKHRTAWIEVPRKNGKSTLASAIALFLMVGDNEPAAEIYSIAGSEKQAKLVYNDAVAMVGKHPKLAAIIETTKRGMAHEASDSSFVPLGKGSQHGLNPHGVIGDEVHEWKGRDQYEAMTTAQGTRRQPLSVFITTAGHDLASLCGELHLTALQARQGLLYRPDLYVRIFAAAANDNWEDEATWAKANPGLKHGAPKLSALREAYRKAKQSKAEENSFKRLNLNIWTDSVTAWIGQQDWNDRKHPIDWHKLVGARCYAGLDLAKVRDLSALALLFPPDNPAVPGKWVLALKFWCPADNIRERTKSDGVNYQAWADMGLITATPGEVTDFDRVEADIQALRKLFVIEGLGFDPWNTQQMVQHFIDDGLPCSEVRQNFMTLGPPTAEFERLVIGDEIVHGGHAVMNWNVANTCVDIDAGGNAKPNKAKSVRRIDGVAATLNALALSMTVEVDKPEDLSAFLSNPIIRAA, encoded by the coding sequence ATGCCGACCCCGCCCGGTTCAACTAGGTTCCGGCTTGCAGCGCCCGATGATCCGGAAGCCGCTGCCTTCGCCCGGCGGGTGTGCGAGCGCCGGCGGCTGAACACGCCGCCGAGGCTCTGGGGCTACCGCGACCAGGCGGACGCGCTCTGGATCTTCGATCCCTACGAAGGCAACCGCGCCGTCCGCTGGATCGAGACCTTCTGCCGCCACCGCAAGGGCGAGTGGGCGGGCAAACCTTTGAAGCTCGCGCCCTGGCAGCGCCGGATTATCCGGCAGCTGTTCGGCTGGTTCGGCGCGGACGGTCTGCGCAAGCACCGCACCGCCTGGATCGAGGTGCCTCGCAAGAACGGCAAGTCGACGCTCGCCTCGGCGATCGCCCTGTTCCTGATGGTGGGCGACAACGAGCCGGCGGCGGAGATCTACTCGATCGCGGGCAGCGAGAAGCAGGCCAAGCTCGTCTACAACGACGCGGTCGCGATGGTCGGCAAGCACCCGAAGCTGGCCGCGATCATCGAGACCACGAAGCGCGGCATGGCCCACGAGGCCAGCGATTCCAGTTTCGTGCCGCTCGGCAAGGGCAGCCAGCACGGGCTCAACCCGCACGGCGTGATCGGCGACGAGGTCCACGAGTGGAAGGGCCGCGACCAGTACGAGGCGATGACGACCGCCCAGGGCACGCGGCGCCAGCCGCTTTCGGTGTTCATCACGACCGCTGGGCATGACCTGGCGAGCCTCTGCGGCGAGCTGCACCTGACCGCCCTGCAGGCGCGCCAGGGACTGCTCTACCGGCCGGACCTGTATGTCCGGATCTTCGCCGCTGCGGCGAACGACAACTGGGAGGACGAGGCGACCTGGGCGAAGGCCAATCCCGGCCTGAAGCACGGCGCGCCGAAGCTCTCCGCGCTGCGCGAGGCCTACCGGAAGGCGAAGCAGTCGAAGGCCGAGGAAAACAGCTTCAAGCGGCTGAACCTCAATATCTGGACCGACAGTGTCACGGCCTGGATCGGCCAGCAGGACTGGAACGACCGGAAGCATCCGATCGACTGGCACAAGCTGGTTGGCGCGCGGTGCTATGCCGGGCTCGATCTCGCGAAGGTGCGCGACCTGTCGGCCCTCGCGCTGCTGTTCCCGCCGGACAACCCGGCGGTGCCTGGCAAATGGGTGCTGGCGCTCAAGTTCTGGTGTCCTGCCGACAACATCCGGGAGCGGACGAAGTCGGACGGCGTCAATTACCAGGCCTGGGCGGACATGGGTCTGATCACGGCCACGCCGGGGGAAGTCACCGACTTCGACCGGGTCGAGGCAGACATCCAGGCGCTGCGCAAACTGTTCGTGATCGAGGGGCTCGGGTTCGATCCCTGGAACACGCAGCAGATGGTGCAGCACTTCATCGATGACGGCCTCCCGTGTTCGGAGGTCCGGCAGAATTTCATGACGCTCGGCCCGCCTACGGCGGAATTCGAACGTCTGGTGATCGGCGACGAGATCGTCCACGGAGGGCATGCGGTCATGAACTGGAACGTCGCCAACACCTGCGTCGATATCGACGCGGGCGGCAATGCGAAGCCCAACAAGGCGAAGTCGGTGCGCCGCATCGACGGTGTGGCCGCGACGCTCAACGCCCTCGCGCTGTCGATGACGGTCGAGGTCGACAAGCCGGAGGACCTCTCCGCGTTCCTGTCCAACCCGATCATCCGGGCGGCCTGA
- a CDS encoding DUF4031 domain-containing protein, whose translation MTVYVDDMYRVPMGQFGRMKMSHMIAESFDELHAMADRLGLKRSWFQGDHYDISMSVRARAVALGAVEIPMRQLAALSVLQRLKEPMGAPETAVDRLMAIREARRSQNGHT comes from the coding sequence ATGACCGTCTACGTCGACGACATGTACCGCGTGCCGATGGGCCAATTCGGCCGCATGAAGATGAGCCATATGATCGCCGAGAGTTTCGACGAGCTGCACGCGATGGCTGACCGGCTCGGCCTGAAGCGCAGCTGGTTTCAGGGTGATCACTACGACATCTCAATGTCGGTGAGGGCCCGGGCCGTCGCGCTGGGTGCGGTCGAGATCCCGATGCGCCAGCTCGCCGCGCTGTCTGTCCTGCAGCGGCTGAAAGAGCCGATGGGCGCCCCGGAAACGGCGGTCGATCGTCTGATGGCGATCCGGGAAGCCCGGAGGAGTCAGAATGGCCACACCTAA
- a CDS encoding phage Gp37/Gp68 family protein — MAEETRIEWADHTFNPWIGCTKVSPACDNCYAEAQASRYWPGEQLWAGNRKRTSENNWRQPLKWNRQAAEFRAKHGRPPMVFCASLADVFDNQVPPHWRDALWALIDATPELIWLLLTKRPHNIRKMLPPFNCWENHPWEWDTRPWPNVWLGTTVENQAEADRRIPHLLAVPAAKRFLSCEPLLGPVDLTRIPVAAQINAGDQFRDAEVNCLSSGMIVQRPGIDALVRSPSKIDWVIAGGESGPQARPSHPDWFRSLRDQCAAAGVPFFFKQWGEWIEYRHHTDGPLVYDIVEGTPMAEIMLRRCVKAGFLTERGEFAWSLDDISEDQARVMDRVGKKAAGRLLDGVIHDARPEVS, encoded by the coding sequence ATGGCTGAGGAAACCCGCATCGAATGGGCCGACCACACCTTCAACCCGTGGATCGGCTGCACCAAGGTCTCGCCCGCGTGCGACAACTGCTATGCTGAGGCGCAGGCCTCGCGCTACTGGCCGGGCGAGCAGCTCTGGGCGGGCAACCGCAAGCGCACCTCGGAGAACAACTGGCGCCAGCCGCTGAAGTGGAACCGTCAGGCGGCGGAGTTTCGCGCGAAGCATGGCCGCCCGCCGATGGTGTTCTGCGCGAGCCTTGCGGACGTGTTCGACAACCAGGTGCCGCCGCATTGGCGCGATGCACTCTGGGCGCTGATCGATGCGACGCCAGAACTCATCTGGCTCTTGCTCACCAAACGGCCGCATAACATCCGAAAGATGCTGCCGCCATTCAATTGCTGGGAGAACCATCCCTGGGAGTGGGACACACGGCCATGGCCGAACGTCTGGCTCGGCACGACCGTCGAGAACCAGGCCGAAGCCGACCGGCGCATCCCGCACCTGCTGGCCGTGCCCGCCGCAAAACGTTTCCTGAGCTGCGAGCCCCTGCTGGGGCCGGTGGATCTGACGCGCATCCCCGTCGCCGCACAAATCAACGCGGGCGATCAATTTCGCGACGCCGAAGTCAACTGCCTTTCGAGCGGGATGATCGTTCAACGGCCCGGCATTGATGCGCTGGTCCGCTCACCATCAAAGATCGATTGGGTCATCGCCGGGGGCGAGAGCGGGCCGCAGGCGCGCCCGTCGCACCCCGATTGGTTCCGGTCCCTGCGCGACCAGTGCGCCGCGGCGGGCGTGCCCTTTTTCTTCAAGCAATGGGGGGAGTGGATCGAGTATCGGCATCACACAGACGGGCCGCTGGTCTATGACATCGTGGAAGGTACACCCATGGCGGAGATCATGCTGCGGCGATGTGTGAAGGCAGGCTTCCTCACCGAGCGCGGTGAGTTTGCCTGGTCTCTGGATGATATCAGCGAAGACCAGGCCCGGGTGATGGACCGCGTCGGCAAGAAGGCTGCCGGCCGCTTGCTTGACGGCGTCATCCACGACGCCCGGCCGGAGGTGAGCTGA
- a CDS encoding phage terminase small subunit P27 family, which produces MSDADDTETETPDEAPAEALDGSIPEELCPASRAVWAHLAPDLVKMGRVKRTDRQALTRYCDLVAEYWAMSNQIRAEGSTILVPTIAKDGDGKAGAMWRRHPLLAERRALAGALKDLEDRFGMSPLARANLTLKLLGRSGGDGDLFNAPGADGNEAGDDADPARFN; this is translated from the coding sequence ATGTCTGACGCTGACGACACTGAGACCGAGACCCCGGACGAGGCGCCTGCAGAGGCGCTGGACGGGTCGATTCCGGAGGAGCTTTGCCCGGCTTCGCGGGCTGTTTGGGCGCATCTGGCCCCCGATCTCGTCAAGATGGGGCGGGTTAAGCGCACAGACCGGCAGGCTCTGACCCGGTATTGCGACCTGGTGGCCGAATACTGGGCCATGAGCAACCAGATCCGCGCGGAAGGCTCGACGATCCTCGTTCCGACGATCGCCAAGGACGGCGACGGCAAGGCGGGCGCCATGTGGCGGCGCCATCCGTTGCTCGCCGAGCGCCGCGCCCTGGCCGGCGCGCTCAAGGATCTCGAGGACCGGTTCGGCATGTCGCCTCTGGCGCGCGCCAACCTGACGCTGAAGCTGCTCGGCCGCTCCGGCGGCGACGGCGACCTGTTCAATGCTCCGGGGGCGGACGGAAACGAGGCCGGCGACGATGCCGACCCCGCCCGGTTCAACTAG
- a CDS encoding ASCH domain-containing protein: MVALNFTVFQDKILAGTKRQTIRRRARCKPGDRLQIYTGMRTKACRKLGEAVCTRVETVLIPAPPLSAILLDQRRWLRGEAARGFAAADGFDSLEAFFAFFRLQ; the protein is encoded by the coding sequence ATGGTCGCGCTCAATTTCACCGTGTTCCAGGACAAGATTCTCGCCGGCACGAAGCGGCAGACGATCCGGCGGCGGGCGCGGTGCAAGCCGGGTGACCGGCTGCAGATCTACACGGGGATGCGCACGAAGGCCTGCCGCAAGCTCGGCGAGGCGGTCTGCACGCGCGTCGAGACCGTGCTGATCCCGGCGCCGCCCCTGAGTGCGATCCTCCTCGACCAGCGGCGCTGGCTGCGGGGTGAGGCGGCCCGCGGCTTCGCGGCTGCGGACGGATTCGACAGCCTCGAGGCGTTCTTCGCGTTCTTCCGGCTGCAGTAA